The following nucleotide sequence is from Ferruginibacter lapsinanis.
TGAACCTGTTGAAGTAATGGCTTATGGTTCATTAGATCATTATGGAAAAAACCATGCATTCAGAAGCACAAAATGCAGGGGCTGCGAATTTAAAGACCAGTGTAAATTTTATTGGGATATTACTAAAGACGAAAGACTATACAATCTGTATGCTAAAAACGAACAGTATGATGGTTACTTGAGAGACGGTTGTGTATGGAGTAACGAAATAGATATCTATGATAAAATGTCTGCCCAGATAATATATGCCAATGGAGTTACGGTAAACTATTCACTTTCTACCTACTCTCCATATGAAGGATGGCAGATCGCATTCAATGGCATGGAAGGGAGATTAGAAAGTTGGGAAGATATTCCGTATTTGCAAAAAACTCCCGATGACCAATCAAAAAGACATGCTATCGAAATGTCGAATGCAGATGATGCCATACCAGGAGAAGTAAGAGAGATAATGGTGATGGATAATTTTAAAGAAAATTATGAGATATATACTACTCCGAAAATAAAAGGCGGTCATGGAGGCGGAGATATTCGTTTACAAAAAAGAATATTTACCAATACCAACGACAATCCTCATCATGTTATGGCCGGCACAAGAGATGGTGCCATGTCCATTTTGATAGGAATAGCTGCCCGTAAGAGTATTGAATTAAAAAGACCGGTAAAAATTACTGAACTTACCGACCTGGTTCCTATGGCAAATAGATTTTAGTTCATTATAAATTTCCAGACATTGGCAGAATCTGGACAAATGAATGCAACCTTTAATACCTTTGCGGCATCTTAGTTAAATATGAATAGACTTTTTATTACACTGATATTCCTGATTTCCATTAATACGGTACAAGCTCAATATTTTCATCTTACCTTATTTGGAGGTACATCCAATTACCAAGGTGATCTGCAGGATAAAAAATTTACTTTCCAACAATCGCACGCTGCTTTTGGGGCAGGAGTGATCTACGAAATAACAGACAATCTTTTTGCAAGAGCAAATTTCACTACAGGCACCATCAGCGGCGATGACAAACAATCGGAAAAAAATCGCATAAGAAATTTAAATTTCACTTCAAAACTTACCGAAATACACCTGGGAATAGAGTACCTGCTGGTAAACTTATATAACCATAAACTTGCACCCTATATTTTTACAGGTATCAGCGGTTATCATTTTAATCCTTATACAACGGCAACAGGTTCATCAACAAAAGTTTATTTGCAACCGCTTGGAACAGAAGGGCAGGGATTTTATAAGGGTAAGAAAAAATACAATTTGAATCAGATCGCTATACCATTTGGCGGAGGTATCAAATTTGCCGTAAATGATAACCTGCGACTTGGATTGGAAATAGGCCTAAGGAAATTACTTACAGATTACATTGATGACGTTAGTACAGATTATGTACCGCAAGCTTTACTATTGAGCAATAACGGGCAGCAGGCGGTAGATTTTGCTTTCAGAGGTGATGAAATAACTCCTGCACGTCCATATCCTACCACCAGTTTAACCAGGGGCAATCCTAAAAGTAAGGATTGGTATTATTTCTCCGGTATCACACTTAGTTACCGGATAGACCCAAGTGAGTTAAAAGATAGAAATAAAAACAATAAGGCAGGCTGTCCAAGGTTGTAAAATATAATTAGCATTTATCTTTCACAAATAGCGCTATTCATCCGTTAGTGATCTATTTTTGTACTGAAAGAAAAAAACAATGGCGTACAACTCCTTAGAAGCATGTTTATTGGATCTGGAAAAGACCGGTCAGTTGATCAGAATAAAAGAAGAAGTTGACCCTTATCTGGAATTGGCTGCCATACATCTGAGGGTCTACGAAGCAGGTGGGCCGGCATTATTATTCGAAAATGTAAAAGGAAGCAAATACAGAGCAGCCTCTAATATTTTTGGTACGCTTGAAAGAAGTAAATATATCTTCAGGGATACACTAGCATCGGTACAACAATTGATTGAGTTGAAGAATGACCCGATCAAAGCCATTAAGCATCCCATTAACAATTTTTCTACCGCACTGGCAGCTTTAAAAGCTTTACCGTTAAAAGATCCGTTCAGCAAACCTGTTTTATTTGAAGAAATAAATATTACTGATATTCCGCAGATACAACACTGGGTAAAAGATGGAGGAGCTTTCGTTACATTGCCGCAAGTATACACTGAAGACATTGACAAACCCGGCATCATGAATGCGAACCTGGGAATGTATCGTATACAATTATCGGGGAATGAGTATGAAATAAATAAAGAGATCGGATTGCATTATCAATTGCACCGTGGAATAGGGGTACATCAAAACAAAGCAAATAAAAAAGGACAGCCTTTAAAGGTCAGCATATTTGTCGGCGGGCCTCCTTCACATAGTGTTGCGGCCGTTATGCCTTTACCCGAAGGGATAAGCGAAATGACTTTTGCCGGAGTATTGGGTGGAAGAAGATTCAGGTACACGTATATAGATGGATATTGTGTGAGTACTGATGCTGATTTTGTAATAACAGGAGAAGTGTATCCGAACGACAATAAACCCGAAGGGCCATTTGGAGATCATTTGGGATATTATAGTTTAACGCATCCTTTCCCTGTAATGAAAGTGCATAAGGTCTTTGCAAAGAAAAATGCTATCTGGCCCTTTACAGTAGTGGGCCGTCCGCCACAGGAAGATACCAGTTTTGGACAATTGATACATGAGATAGCAGGAGGAGCCATTCCAAACGAGATACCCGGATTGAAAGAAGTACATGCGGTAGATGCTGCCGGCGTTCATCCTTTACTGTTAGCAGTAGGGAGTGAACGGTATACGCCTTATATGCCAACAAAACAACCTGCCGAATTACTCACTATAGCCAATCATGTATTAGGAACCGGGCAATTGAGTTTAGCTAAATTCTTATTCATTACGGCAGATGATGACAACAAAGTAACAACGCATAATATCCCTGCATATCTGCAATATGTTTTAGAAAGAATCGATTGGAGAAGAGATGTACATTTTTATACCAATACAACCATTGATACACTCGACTATTCGGGCAATGGATTGAATATGGGCAGTAAGGTGGTATTTGCTGCGTATGGAAATAAAATAAGAACATTGTGCACCCGGGTTCCGGAAGTACTCTCTGATATTAATTTCGGATTTAGAAACCCAAAACTTGTACTACCCGGTATCATTGCGATGGAGGGAGATAAGTTTAAAGGATATGAGGAAAATAAGATGGATAGAACAGGAATGAATCTGCAACACTCTTCTACCATCGAAAATTTATCTGAAGTTGCCTTGATCGTTTTGTGCGATGATGCCAATTTTGTAGCAGAAACACTGAATAATTTTTTATGGGTAACCTTTACCAGATGTAATCCATCCCATGATATTTTTGGTATTGATACTTTTACAGAAAATAAACATTGGGGATGCAATGGACCTTTAATCATAGATGCCCGTATCAAACCGCATCATGCACCTCCATTGGAAAAAGATCCTTCAACAGAAAAGAACATACAACGGTTGTTTGAAAAAGGGGGAAGTCTTTACAGAATATAGCAAACCTATTTAAACAGTGGAATCCCATTTTCCAGAAACATTTTTGTATACCCTTTGATATACCCTTTGCGCCATGAATTTCCTGCCTTGATGTTCAACAGATCAAGATTAGGAATATCATCAACAAATACAACCGCAGGTTGCTGATTGAATTGTTTTGGATCAAACAATAAAGAATCTATTGGTACCGGTATACCTCCATGCAAAAGAGGAGAGCGTAAATTATTAAAGTCGAGTGAGGTTTGACCTGCAATGAACAAACAATTACGTTCATCTTCTTTTCCGGGGGTTGGTAGAATGTATGTATGTAGGCCAGCAGCGGTTAATGTTTTGTATACTGATCTACCGGGTATACCGATATCTCCGGTTAAAAAGCCATTGAAATTTACTGCGATAAAACCATCTTTATTTAATAGTTTTTTTGCTTGCAGAAAAGTCTCAGAAGTTAACACATGCGCAGGCGGTATATCACCTTTAAAAACATCAAAAAAGATCAGGTCATATTTATTTGTTGTCTTCTCAATATAATGCCTGGCATCATCAATAATGATCTCTACGTTTGGATTCAATGAAAAATAATCCTGCGCTACATCGGAAATTCGTTCATCCAACTCTATCGCATCGACAGAAAATTTCAGGTTACAAAATGTGTTGGCTACAGAGCCGCCACCTAATCCTAATAATAATACCTTTGAGTTTTCAGGTAATTTACTTGCTATAGCCGATGTAAAACTTATATAATTCCAGTTAGAAACTCCTGTTCTTTTATTTACAAATGTTTGTCCCATTCTGTTTACAAAAAGGATCCTGTCATCTGTTTGTATGCTATGTATATTATCCTGTTTCACTTTATGAACATCAGCAACCAACACCTGACCTAGTAACCCTTCTGAAAAATATTGTATTTCAACATCTGGAGATGATTCTTCTACCTTTTTTACCGATACAGAAAATAATAAAGCCGCGATGAATAACAATGCGATATACTTTTTTTGCATGATCAATTTCACAAAAGGAACTATTCCAACAATAAATCCGATCCATATAGATGGAACGGTAAGTCCATAAGCAGGAATAATAAAAAAGCCGATCAAAAACAAAGCAACAATCCCACTAATAGATGATATCGTATATACAGTGCCGGTAGTTTTTCCACCATCAGCAACCTTTGCTGATAAATATCGGATCAATAGGGTAGGCACCATGCCGAGAAATAACAACGGAGGCAAAACAAGCAACACAGATACAATCACCAGAGCAGAAACAGTATCTGTAGCGTTTTCAAAAGCAACAACAAGATGTTGTGATAGATAATGAAGTAATAACAAAAAAACAGAAGCGATCAACAGCATCCAGAACAAGATATTCAGTTGAACATATTTATCCCCTAAATAACCTCCTAAATAATAGCCCGCCGCAAGACTGATCAATGTAGCACCAATGACCGCTCCCCATACATATAAAGATGAACCAAAATATGGAGCCATCATTCTGGCAACAATCAATTCTATAGCCATCACTGCAGCTCCTTCCAAAACAGCAAAAAGATAAATACTCCGGTTAGCTTTTATTATAATAGTCTTTGAACTTTCCAGTACTACAACCGACTCTGCAACAATCATTTGCTGATCAGCTTTATTACCAGAGATCAAACGGATGATCAAATACAAAACAGGCAATACCGCAAGTGATACAGCCGCAACAATAGAACAATACTTGAGCCCTTTTTCAGGTATAAGATAAAAACCGAATAAAAAGGTCACAATTATTCCTCCCAAAGTAGAGGTAAAATAAACCGCCCCTGCAGTTTTACCCAATGTCTTTAATTGTGCTGTCATAAGTCTTACCACCATTGGGCCCACAATACCAAAGCAAACCATTGGAGGAACGAGTAACAAAACTGATGCTATACATATTCCGGGTAGTAACCCTATATTCTTAGTAACAGCTATAGCAAAAGATGCTGTGTACGGCAACGCATAAACTAAAATAGCAGCAATGCCTAAAATAGTAAAAAGCAGTTCTTCTGAAGGTCTTTTTTGTGAAAATATTCCTCCTAAATAATAGCCAAGACTTAGCCCCAGAACAGTAATACATAAAACTGCTGTCCATACATAGAGGGAGGTACCAAAAAACGGAGCCATCAATTTTGCTCCCATCAATTCTACAGCCATCAATGCGCCACCTTCGATCAGCAATACTATAATAAACAACCCGATTTTTTTCATCATAACGTAATCTTTGTTTTCCCGTCTTTTGATTTTATTTCCAAAATTATATTTTAATAAAGTAATTGCATTTTTTCTACTTTGATCAAAATTATTTAATATCCTTTATTTACTCTTGCTAAAACTACATGCGTAAAATTTGCATAAAAAAAATAATTGCTTTTGTGCAATTATTTATAAAAAAAAACGTTAGCACTTTTTGATAGGTTTGACAGTTTCGGCGTATTGTTCTCTTTTAATGTAATTGTATTAATTTACATTAATAACAAATGCATTATATAGCATTTAAAATAACAATACCTTCGTTTTAGCGACTTTTTTTACTAATTTTATAAAACTAACGAGTTTATAAACACTATGTTAGCAATATTTTATAGAAAATAGTTAATTCAGTTGCAACTTTACTGAAACAGTCGTTCCTTTGCGTATAAACCTAATCCGTAATTGTCTTAAATGGACAGCATATACTAAAGGTGCGTAACAGTCCTTTATCTTCCATTCCTCTGAATAATCAACAACCATTTATTGCCGTATTATCACTTGCTAGAAATATGTAAGATGTCCGGATTATATCCGATTTACACATAACATATCGCTGACAGTGCCACAAATAAATTAAACCTAATCTACAAGTTGAAAGCCTGTAGTATTTTATTATTTTGAAATAGAATATTATGAATATTTTTACCCTATCTCTATTGAAAAAGCCTTCAATACCAAGTTGGCTTATATATTTTTCTAAAACTCCCAGATTAGTTATTCTTCTGTTGACATTTTTGCTGGTTTTGTTGTCGACAAAATCGAAAGCGGGTGGTACTAATAATACCTGGGATGGTTCATCAAGTACCAACTGGTCTACAGCAGCAAACTGGTCTACCAATTTGGTTCCGGTAACAGGAACGGATAATATTATCATTCCCACAGGTTTGGCACGTTACCCAGTTTTAACCGCAAATTCTGCTTGTAGGGTAATACAAACGATGGCAGACGGTAGTTCTATCGGGGGAAATTTTACACTTACACCAAGTGCTAATAGCAGTATTGCAGTTACGGGGACAGCAACTATATCTTGTATACTTGCCGGGACAACCACTTATACGAAAACCGGGACAGGTACATTGATACTCTCAGGAGCCAACACTTACTCAGGTACTACCACCATTACTGCCGGAATATTAGCTTTAGGTGCCAGCAATGTACTACCATCTACACAAGTGATCTTAAACGCAGGTACCTTTAGTACCGGAACATCAGTGGGATATACAGAAACAGTAGGTACATTGGATTTAAACGCCACTTCGACGCTTAGTTTAGGAACTGGTAGCCACACTCTTACATTTTCCGCCAGTGATGCAGTTGCATGGACAGCAGCTACAACACTAACCATTAATGGTTGGACTGGAAATTATACAACAGGCGTTGCTACGGGAGGAAGAATTTATGTAGGAACAAGCAGCTCAGGTTTGACCTCTACTCAATTAAGTCAAATTCAATTTTTTGATGGTGCTAACACTTATGGAGCAATCATTTCATCGTCTGGAGAGATACTACCTGACCCCAATCCTCCTAGTGCGTTAAGTTATACTACACCTAATGTATTTACTAAGAATGTAGCCATCACTGCATTAGATCCAACTGTAACGGGTTATGTAACTAGTTATAGTGTAAGCCCTTCTTTACCTACCGGATTAAGCTTAAATACATCTACAGGAACAATAAGTGGAACTCCAACGGGAGCCTCACAAAATGCAACAAATTATACTGTTACTGCAACCAATGCAAATGGCAGTACTAATTTTGTTATTTCAATTGCTATTGGAGCAAATATAACCAGTGCGGCTACAGGGAACTGGAATGCAACAGGAACCTGGACCGGCGGGGTTGTTCCTATTTCAGCCGATAATGTTACTATCCTTGGTGCACATACAGTAACAGTAAATGTTACGAATGCCGCTTGTGCGTCATTAGCCGTTGCTCCGGCAGCAGGCGGGCTTGCCAGATTAAATTTTTCCGGAACAACTCCATCACTTACGGTAACGGGTACTGTAGATGTTGGTACTAATAGTGCAAATAATAACAGAGCTGGTATCATTACTTTTACCAGTGATGCTACATTAACTGCTGGTGCTATTCGTTTGAATAAACAAACAAATGGTTCAAATAGTGGAGTAGTGATGACGGCAGGAGGGCAATTGAATACAGGTTCAATATCAATCGGGACATTAGCTACGGGTGCAGCTTTTGACTGGACAATGGGAACTGGCACAGTTCAATTAACAGCTAATAACACCTTGCCTGCAACCATAGTAACTACATTTAACAATCTTAAAATAAACTCTGGCTTCACCACCACCAGTGGAGTTAGTTTTAGCGTAGGAGGAACTTTGACCGTTGATGGCACACTGACTCCCGGTAATACAGCGCATATATTTAGCGGAGCAGGTACTTTAACAGGGGCAGGTACAATTAAAGTCAACCTTATATCTGCTACAGCATTAACCAGCCAATATACTATTACTACCAAAACACTAACAAATCTCACTGTTGATTATTCAGGAGCTGGCAATCAATCTATTGCAGCTACTCCAATTAATTCTACAAATTATGGCTCTTTGGTAACAAGTGGCGGAAGTGGAACAAAAACATTGCTGGGTGCTGTTACTGTTAATAATGATGTATCAATTGGTACAGGTACCACCTTAACTGTTTCGGGAAGTAACTATGCGATAAATCTCGGAAGAGATTGGTCAAATTCCGGAACCTTTACTCAGGGAAGCGGAACCGTAACATTTAACGGTACGACACAAAATATTCTTGGTTCAACAACTACATTCAACAATCTTACGATTAGCAGTGCTACTTCTACAACCTTAGGGGTAAATACATCAATTGCTGGTGATCTAAATGTTACATCGGGTATATTGGATCTGGCAACTTTTACAGCAAACCGTACTGCCGGAGGTGGTACACTAACACTTGCAGCCGGAACTACTCTGAAGATCGGAGGAACTAATTCTTTTCCAAGCAATTTTACTACCAAAACATTAAATGCAACCAGTACTGTTAATTATTATGGAACCAGTCAAACTATTGCAATACTAACATATGGTCACCTGATCTTAAGTACCAGTGGAACCAAGACACTCGCATTCTCTTCCAATACATTAACAGTGGCCGGAAACTTTAGTCTTTCAGGCTCAGCTGCAGCTACCTGTACGGGTACCGGAGCTACTGCATTAATGGCTATTACCGGAAATCTTTCATTGACAGGCACAAGTTCTTTAACATTACCAAACGGTACAGCCGGAACAGTTGATGTTACCGGAACAGTTTCAATCGGCAGCGGTACAACATTTGAACCAGGAACAGGTAGTGCGTATACTTTTGGCAATACATTTACTGTAGATGGTACATTCCAAAAAACTACAGGAATAGGAACAATTGATATAACTGGATTAGTAAATGTAAGTGGAACCTGGAATGTTACAACAGCTACCACATTTACTTTTAGAGGAGGAATAACTAATACAGGAAGTTTTACTGCCGGCTCGGGTGTACATAGATTTATAACTAATGACCAGGCTTTAACAGGAAATTTTACTATTGCAAATGTATCAGTGAATACAGCCGGAAAGACATTAACGAATAATAACACATTGACCGTAAGTACAGATCTTTCAGGTAATGGAATTTTGTTACAGGCTACCGGTAGCACCTTAAATATTGGTGGGACATCGACTATTACAACGTTGAATGCATCTACTAACACCAACACAGTTAATTATACAGCCGCAG
It contains:
- a CDS encoding Gfo/Idh/MocA family oxidoreductase, with amino-acid sequence MERRKFVKYTAVAGASLMLNPFEAFSFTNDKKIKLALVGTGHRGSGFWGSQLLKSFKDNVEFVGLCDINPGRVAYVKKVMDVSCPVFTNFEEMLQQVKPDYVIVTTVDAEHDKQIVTALEMGFNVITEKPMTTDEDKCRRILDAEKRTGKKVIVAFNYRHSVHSMQIKELLSANRVGKITSVDFNWYLNVHHGADYFRRWHGRKARSGSLWVHKATHHFDLLNWWLNSEPVEVMAYGSLDHYGKNHAFRSTKCRGCEFKDQCKFYWDITKDERLYNLYAKNEQYDGYLRDGCVWSNEIDIYDKMSAQIIYANGVTVNYSLSTYSPYEGWQIAFNGMEGRLESWEDIPYLQKTPDDQSKRHAIEMSNADDAIPGEVREIMVMDNFKENYEIYTTPKIKGGHGGGDIRLQKRIFTNTNDNPHHVMAGTRDGAMSILIGIAARKSIELKRPVKITELTDLVPMANRF
- a CDS encoding DUF6089 family protein; translation: MNRLFITLIFLISINTVQAQYFHLTLFGGTSNYQGDLQDKKFTFQQSHAAFGAGVIYEITDNLFARANFTTGTISGDDKQSEKNRIRNLNFTSKLTEIHLGIEYLLVNLYNHKLAPYIFTGISGYHFNPYTTATGSSTKVYLQPLGTEGQGFYKGKKKYNLNQIAIPFGGGIKFAVNDNLRLGLEIGLRKLLTDYIDDVSTDYVPQALLLSNNGQQAVDFAFRGDEITPARPYPTTSLTRGNPKSKDWYYFSGITLSYRIDPSELKDRNKNNKAGCPRL
- a CDS encoding UbiD family decarboxylase — protein: MAYNSLEACLLDLEKTGQLIRIKEEVDPYLELAAIHLRVYEAGGPALLFENVKGSKYRAASNIFGTLERSKYIFRDTLASVQQLIELKNDPIKAIKHPINNFSTALAALKALPLKDPFSKPVLFEEINITDIPQIQHWVKDGGAFVTLPQVYTEDIDKPGIMNANLGMYRIQLSGNEYEINKEIGLHYQLHRGIGVHQNKANKKGQPLKVSIFVGGPPSHSVAAVMPLPEGISEMTFAGVLGGRRFRYTYIDGYCVSTDADFVITGEVYPNDNKPEGPFGDHLGYYSLTHPFPVMKVHKVFAKKNAIWPFTVVGRPPQEDTSFGQLIHEIAGGAIPNEIPGLKEVHAVDAAGVHPLLLAVGSERYTPYMPTKQPAELLTIANHVLGTGQLSLAKFLFITADDDNKVTTHNIPAYLQYVLERIDWRRDVHFYTNTTIDTLDYSGNGLNMGSKVVFAAYGNKIRTLCTRVPEVLSDINFGFRNPKLVLPGIIAMEGDKFKGYEENKMDRTGMNLQHSSTIENLSEVALIVLCDDANFVAETLNNFLWVTFTRCNPSHDIFGIDTFTENKHWGCNGPLIIDARIKPHHAPPLEKDPSTEKNIQRLFEKGGSLYRI
- a CDS encoding fused MFS/spermidine synthase, which encodes MMKKIGLFIIVLLIEGGALMAVELMGAKLMAPFFGTSLYVWTAVLCITVLGLSLGYYLGGIFSQKRPSEELLFTILGIAAILVYALPYTASFAIAVTKNIGLLPGICIASVLLLVPPMVCFGIVGPMVVRLMTAQLKTLGKTAGAVYFTSTLGGIIVTFLFGFYLIPEKGLKYCSIVAAVSLAVLPVLYLIIRLISGNKADQQMIVAESVVVLESSKTIIIKANRSIYLFAVLEGAAVMAIELIVARMMAPYFGSSLYVWGAVIGATLISLAAGYYLGGYLGDKYVQLNILFWMLLIASVFLLLLHYLSQHLVVAFENATDTVSALVIVSVLLVLPPLLFLGMVPTLLIRYLSAKVADGGKTTGTVYTISSISGIVALFLIGFFIIPAYGLTVPSIWIGFIVGIVPFVKLIMQKKYIALLFIAALLFSVSVKKVEESSPDVEIQYFSEGLLGQVLVADVHKVKQDNIHSIQTDDRILFVNRMGQTFVNKRTGVSNWNYISFTSAIASKLPENSKVLLLGLGGGSVANTFCNLKFSVDAIELDERISDVAQDYFSLNPNVEIIIDDARHYIEKTTNKYDLIFFDVFKGDIPPAHVLTSETFLQAKKLLNKDGFIAVNFNGFLTGDIGIPGRSVYKTLTAAGLHTYILPTPGKEDERNCLFIAGQTSLDFNNLRSPLLHGGIPVPIDSLLFDPKQFNQQPAVVFVDDIPNLDLLNIKAGNSWRKGYIKGYTKMFLENGIPLFK